CCCGACGGAGCGCCGCGTAGTAGTCTCGGACGACGGCTTCGGCAGTGTCACTCATCTCTATCGTTGGTGTCGGAGTCCGCTCCCAAAGGCCCACCGGAGGCAAACGCAGGGCGATCGTCCCCCTGCGAGCGCCCTCACATGAAACCCCGATCGACCTCGTCGGTCTCGATGAGATCCTCGAGTTCCGCATCGAGTAGTTCGTCGGCCTCCTCGAACCGATCGGCGAGGTCGTCGAGTTCGCCCGGGCGATCGTACTGGTCGTACTCCATCGGGCCGAACGCCGGACTCTCGAGGGCCTCCATCACGTCGTCGAAGAGGTCCTGCGGTCGGGTGGGCGCGTCCGAGTGCGTCTCGAGAACCGTCTCGAGTCGCTTCGAGACGGTCTCGGCGTGGCTCTCGTCCTCGGGGGGCGACTGGACGGCGAACCGCCCGCCAGAATCCTCCCGGGGCATGAACGACCCGATCTCGTCGTCGAGTTTCCGGGCGACTTGCGTGCCAACGCCACGAACCTCGAAGGGGTTCTTCGCGTAGGTCTTCAGGAAGAAGACGCCAGCGCGGGGGTGCGCGAGGTACATGTCTTCGCCGACGCCTCCGGCCCGGTCACCGGCGACTGCCCGCCAGTCGTCGGGGTCGGCATCCCGCTCGGTGACGTCTTCGAGGATGTCCTGCCACTCGCGAATCCGCATAGGTGACCGTTGTGACGCGGACGGAAAGAACGTATCGGTTGGAACGAATTCGAACACGCCGAACGTGGTCACCGGACCCACGCCGAACCAAAAGGAATACGGTGGTGCTCTCGACAGACCGTGTAACCGACACTTGACTATGTCAACACGTCGTATTTCCTCGATCGTCTCACTGTTTCGCGCCGATCCGGCGACGAGTTCTCTGCTCCTGTTCGCTCCGCTGACGCTGGCCGCCGGGCAACTCCTCAACAGCTACGTCAACGGCGTTTCGCCGGTCGTCTCGCTCGCCTTCGCCGTCACGATGGTGGCGTTTGCCGTCGCCGCGACGGGGCATCACGCCGCCGAACAGCACCTTCGGACCCTCGAGTCGGAGTTCGGATCCGCCAACTGACCGGCCGCGATCGGCTCAGGGCGGCTCTGCCTCGGGTTCGGTTGCGACCGCTCTGGCCTCACGCGCGTCGTAGGCGTTGTAGCCGGCCAGTCCCGCGATGAGCAGCCCGGTGACGAGCGTGCTCCAGAACGGACCCGTGGTCATCCCGAACAGTGCAGGTGCGACGATCAGCCAGATCCCCAGCAGTGCGACCAGCACGGCGATACCGACGCTGAGCGGCACGTCGTTGTTGAGACGGTAGTAATTGTAACCGGCGGCGAGGAAGACGACGGCACCGACGAGGACGTTGTTCCACAGCGTCGCCGCCGCGACGTCGTAGACGAGTACCGACAGGGCGACCCACGCGCCGAGGACGGCGACGATCAGGCTGACCATCGACGTCTTGCGCCGTCGCTCTTCGTTCGCGATCTGCGTCGACTCGTCACGGTGATCGCGTCCCGGATCGTCACGATCGCCGACGCCAGTGCCCGAGTCGACGTCGGTCCCCGTTTTCTTCTCCCGGTCGTCCGTCACGTCGGGAGGCGAATCCGTCCGTCGATCGTCGCGATTCGAGTCACTCATGCACCGGCGCTACGCCGCGTGCTCTCAAAAGCCGTATCGACCGTTGCAGCGCTGGATACCGAACCGTGATCCGTAATCATGGGTTACTCCGAATCGATCGTCGGGAGCCGCGTCCCACCGACGACCGATAGCGTTTTTGACTGCTCGCCCGTGACGAATAGCCGTGTACGTACGCGGAACCGTCGCCGGCGAAGTCGAGGTTCGATCGGTGTCGACGCAGTACGGCGAGAGCGAACTCGCCGAGGTCCCGCTGCTCGTCGACGCGGACGACGCCACGACGACCGATCGAGCGGCGACGCGGGGCCCACCCGACGACGGGCACGACGCCACGACGGT
The nucleotide sequence above comes from Halosolutus halophilus. Encoded proteins:
- a CDS encoding SPW repeat domain-containing protein: MSDSNRDDRRTDSPPDVTDDREKKTGTDVDSGTGVGDRDDPGRDHRDESTQIANEERRRKTSMVSLIVAVLGAWVALSVLVYDVAAATLWNNVLVGAVVFLAAGYNYYRLNNDVPLSVGIAVLVALLGIWLIVAPALFGMTTGPFWSTLVTGLLIAGLAGYNAYDAREARAVATEPEAEPP